Proteins found in one Paenibacillus wynnii genomic segment:
- a CDS encoding DUF421 domain-containing protein — protein sequence MFMHISTTVLVTLLMYFFIFLSMRIMGKREVGKLSVFDLSISIMIAEIAVFVIEDIERPFYDGVVPMATLVFIQVFIARLSLKSRKLRLLVDGKPSVIISDGKLHRKEMRKQRYNMDDLLLQLRGHNINSPAEVEFAILETSGQLTVIEKYKDESTDSADQSDNGDHNGSENNASEGKVKPLHKQIRYEGLPVPLIMDGKVQIANLEKLGKDRFWLRSQIREKGVRDFRDVFLCSIDHKGTVYVDPIHSD from the coding sequence ATGTTCATGCATATTAGCACAACTGTACTTGTGACATTGCTGATGTATTTCTTCATTTTCCTAAGCATGCGAATTATGGGAAAGCGTGAAGTAGGGAAGCTGTCTGTCTTTGATCTTTCGATCTCTATAATGATTGCTGAAATTGCCGTGTTTGTTATCGAGGATATTGAACGACCTTTTTATGATGGTGTTGTCCCTATGGCTACATTGGTGTTTATTCAGGTATTTATTGCCCGCCTAAGTCTTAAGAGTAGAAAACTTAGGCTCTTAGTCGATGGTAAACCAAGTGTAATCATCTCGGATGGCAAGCTGCACCGTAAAGAGATGCGTAAGCAAAGATATAATATGGATGACCTGCTGCTGCAACTGCGCGGACACAATATTAACAGCCCGGCAGAAGTAGAGTTTGCCATATTAGAGACAAGTGGACAATTGACCGTTATTGAAAAGTATAAAGATGAATCCACTGATTCGGCAGATCAAAGTGATAACGGAGATCATAATGGATCGGAGAATAACGCCAGTGAAGGTAAGGTCAAACCGCTCCATAAACAAATCCGATACGAGGGTCTACCGGTACCGTTGATTATGGACGGCAAGGTCCAAATAGCCAACCTTGAGAAGCTTGGTAAAGATCGATTCTGGCTAAGAAGCCAAATCCGCGAAAAAGGGGTCAGGGATTTCCGCGATGTGTTCTTGTGCTCTATAGATCATAAAGGTACGGTATACGTTGACCCCATCCATTCTGATTAA
- a CDS encoding TIGR04086 family membrane protein → MYLMRRLFSWRITNPVLSGICRSFLWMLLGAFVLSLLLWGSGLQERDLSMYTYIVHGMAVLLGGLTAGQRAGRKGWYQGGMTGGFYGIIILMVGFLALDSALTGSDLLWILAAAAIGAIGGMFGVNLQKS, encoded by the coding sequence ATGTATCTAATGCGGCGCCTGTTCTCTTGGAGAATTACCAATCCTGTCTTATCTGGCATATGCCGATCATTCCTTTGGATGCTGTTAGGGGCTTTTGTGCTTTCCCTGCTATTATGGGGTAGTGGGCTTCAGGAGAGAGATCTTTCTATGTACACCTACATTGTTCATGGCATGGCTGTTCTGCTCGGAGGCTTAACAGCAGGACAAAGAGCTGGGCGCAAGGGATGGTATCAGGGAGGTATGACCGGTGGGTTCTATGGAATCATTATTCTCATGGTCGGATTTCTTGCCCTCGATAGTGCGCTGACCGGTTCCGATTTACTCTGGATACTGGCAGCAGCAGCCATAGGGGCAATTGGCGGAATGTTTGGTGTAAACCTACAAAAATCATAA
- a CDS encoding phosphatase PAP2 family protein: protein MFYQSMNHVSLYTALFVVVLIWISTRRNPFLALVEIGKEMLRSYKFLLLIVAMAGVLALNKYELQIENNMHLTSDFTGFIFGLEGHFVEGFQHLFYTPWLTPIIVFFYIFMLQSVLAASIGVYLLDKNRLMLYATCYAIIINYALAIPFYLYFPVNEVWSYAPAGVRFVMLDIFPKFEEEYRPLSGLNNCFPSLHTSISVTMALLAFRSGNRRWMVITSISALMIVFGIFYLGIHWLTDMFGGTLLAVLSSSLGIQFSRLTLRNTENVLAVRSRTSN from the coding sequence TTGTTTTACCAATCCATGAATCATGTTTCTCTCTACACAGCTTTGTTTGTAGTGGTGTTAATTTGGATCTCCACGCGACGCAACCCTTTTTTAGCACTAGTTGAAATTGGGAAGGAAATGTTACGGTCTTATAAATTCCTATTATTGATCGTTGCAATGGCCGGTGTGCTCGCCCTGAATAAATATGAACTTCAGATTGAGAATAACATGCATCTCACTTCTGACTTCACAGGATTTATTTTCGGATTGGAAGGACATTTTGTTGAAGGTTTTCAACATCTCTTCTACACCCCTTGGCTTACACCAATCATTGTCTTTTTCTATATCTTCATGCTTCAATCCGTATTGGCTGCATCCATTGGAGTGTATTTGCTAGACAAGAATCGGTTGATGCTGTATGCAACCTGTTATGCCATCATTATAAACTACGCTCTGGCGATCCCGTTTTATCTTTATTTTCCGGTAAATGAGGTTTGGTCTTATGCACCGGCAGGTGTTAGATTTGTAATGCTGGATATCTTTCCTAAGTTTGAAGAGGAATACAGGCCATTATCCGGACTTAATAACTGTTTCCCAAGTCTACATACGTCAATATCTGTCACGATGGCCCTTTTGGCCTTTAGGTCAGGCAATCGGCGGTGGATGGTTATTACAAGTATCTCGGCGCTTATGATAGTATTTGGTATCTTTTATCTGGGTATCCATTGGTTAACTGATATGTTCGGAGGCACGTTGCTTGCTGTTCTATCTTCCAGCCTGGGGATTCAGTTCTCCAGACTGACTCTAAGAAACACGGAAAACGTTCTTGCCGTAAGAAGTAGAACCTCCAACTAA
- a CDS encoding glycosyltransferase family 2 protein — protein sequence MITTFKMSVAICTRNRHEDLWKCIESISKQKSINNDQIEIIIIDDGETSKDWLQNAGDLLISNNMDLRYLPKKESESGLIKSRIKSVEFSKYENLLFLDDDVELEQDYFLTLKKTLSNYPDAVGISGADQGFVCTPKGRLLMLLSGRSHFSPGKLSWSGFASAMNMWNKHSNVFKTEFLHGCNMCYRKKYLSDIKDVEWLKGYSLGEDLYISYLAGNHGSMYVNPDLKLLHHGSPTSRDKAEFVSYTKIINHFHLLKTRNKVNLFRYLMLRWTACFLSIEAKLKRNDEAYSGYRKGTKELRNLFAANRVT from the coding sequence ATGATTACCACTTTTAAGATGTCTGTTGCGATATGTACAAGAAATAGGCATGAGGATCTGTGGAAATGCATAGAGTCCATTTCCAAACAAAAGAGTATAAATAATGATCAGATTGAAATCATTATCATAGATGATGGTGAAACGAGTAAGGATTGGCTCCAAAACGCCGGGGATTTATTAATATCCAATAATATGGACCTTAGGTACCTTCCTAAAAAAGAATCGGAATCCGGATTAATTAAATCCAGAATAAAATCTGTTGAATTCAGCAAATATGAAAATCTGCTATTCTTAGATGATGATGTTGAGTTGGAACAGGACTATTTTCTAACTCTTAAGAAGACACTTTCAAATTATCCGGATGCTGTAGGCATAAGCGGTGCAGATCAAGGTTTTGTATGTACACCAAAGGGCAGGCTCTTGATGCTGTTAAGCGGGCGCAGTCATTTCTCCCCGGGTAAGCTTTCCTGGAGCGGGTTCGCATCAGCTATGAATATGTGGAACAAGCACAGTAATGTTTTTAAAACGGAATTTTTACACGGATGCAACATGTGCTATCGCAAAAAGTACCTGTCCGATATCAAGGATGTGGAGTGGCTAAAAGGATATAGTCTGGGTGAGGATTTGTACATTTCATATTTAGCGGGAAATCATGGCAGCATGTATGTTAATCCGGATCTTAAGTTACTGCATCATGGTTCGCCAACTTCTAGGGACAAAGCAGAGTTTGTATCTTATACCAAAATAATCAATCATTTTCACCTGCTCAAAACCAGAAATAAAGTTAATTTATTCAGATACCTGATGCTGCGGTGGACAGCCTGCTTTTTAAGCATAGAGGCCAAACTTAAGCGTAATGACGAAGCGTATTCCGGCTACCGAAAAGGAACAAAGGAGCTTAGAAACCTTTTTGCAGCTAATCGTGTAACCTAA
- the yajC gene encoding preprotein translocase subunit YajC — MFQYAAAAQSGSSILTLVGPFVLMFVVFYFLLIRPQQKKTKARNGMLKALKKGDKVVTIGGLHGNIMEISDDIVVLRVNDVTKLTFDRGSISHSINTDTVDKE; from the coding sequence ATGTTTCAATATGCAGCAGCAGCCCAGTCTGGGAGCAGCATTCTAACGCTTGTAGGTCCATTTGTACTTATGTTTGTGGTTTTCTACTTCTTGCTGATTCGTCCGCAACAGAAGAAAACTAAGGCCCGTAACGGTATGCTTAAAGCTTTGAAGAAGGGTGATAAGGTGGTTACCATTGGCGGCCTTCACGGGAACATCATGGAAATTTCAGATGATATCGTGGTTCTTCGAGTAAATGATGTGACCAAACTAACTTTTGATCGCGGCTCAATTAGTCACTCTATCAACACAGATACAGTAGACAAAGAGTAG